One Plasmodium coatneyi strain Hackeri chromosome 14, complete sequence genomic window carries:
- a CDS encoding KIR protein, whose amino-acid sequence MLPSTEAYQKFNEANNSCTADKNLPTEIDGELPDGVKKGKYADKLKKVWCYVSEENIEESTLSKEQRYGFLYYYIGHMIYDIDEIDDSSFKNIMDKVLGKLKTLPNGSECNVERSPFGKFDFDSERKIYDYYVDYNKVKSELNKDKETPCSEKLVDYLDEVATAYSIIEWRCPIKGTSVNAYCEKFNGEYKELIRDELLKSKCTSEKARGYLRDAEGANAAAAAAISSILGIVGLPVTAFFLHKYNRLPPWISHYFGVGRSSPTRSNRGKRRSGARSWDTLTDNESTIGSTVASTSNLSRTTTDNSTTYNGRPRPSPPGQRGRNNRQQRQRNNINYGRM is encoded by the exons ATGTTACCTTCAACAGAAGCTTACCAAAAATTCAATGAAGCCAACAACTCCTGTACGGCTGATAAGAATTTACCGACAGAAATAGATGGAGAATTGCCGGATggtgttaaaaaaggaaagtatgCTGATAAGCTTAAGAAAGTGTGGTGCTATGTAAGTGAAGAGAACATAGAGGAAAGCACCTTATCCAAAGAACAGCGCTACGGTTTCTTATACTATTACATAGGGCATATGATATATGACATCGACGAAATTGATGATTCATCATTTAAGAATATTATGGATAAGGTATTAGGGAAATTGAAAACATTGCCTAATGGAAGTGAATGTAACGTTGAGCGCAGCCCTTTTGGGAAGTTCGATTTCGATTCtgagagaaaaatatatgattaCTATGTGGATTATAATAAAGTAAAATCAGAGTTAAACAAGGATAAGGAAACTCCCTGTAGTGAAAAATTGGTCGATTACCTGGATGAGGTTGCAACAGCATATAGCATTATAGAATGGCGTTGTCCAATAAAAGGTACTAGTGTTAATGcatattgtgaaaaatttaacgGCGAGTATAAAGAACTCATTCGTGATGAACTCCTAAAATCAAAATGTACATCAGAGAAGGCACGGGGATATTTACGTGATGCGGAAGGAGCGAATGCGGCGGCCGCTGCTGCAATTTCTTCCATCCTAGGAATAGTCGGACTACCAGTGACTGCCTTCTTTCTCCACAAG TATAATCGCCTACCCCCCTGGATAAGTCACTACTTTGGAGTAGGAAGGAGCAGCCCCACTAGAAGTaatagaggaaaaaggagatcAGGTGCAAGGAGTTGGGACACATTAACGGACAACGAATCCACAATCGGCTCAACTGTAGCTTCCACATCAAACCTGtcaagaacaacaacagacaattctaccacaTATAATGGTAGGCCACGACCATCACCACCTggccaaaggggaaggaataatagacAACAAAggcaaagaaataatataaattacGGTCGTATGTAA